In Oscillatoria acuminata PCC 6304, a single window of DNA contains:
- a CDS encoding PD-(D/E)XK nuclease family protein, translating into MSALLSKFKTLGQSKREKTQTQMSAFLSSFSDLHQKSRQGQVANFNLFSLLQLSKNQATQTTVLGWLLDAEGNHGQGPLFLEQLVKLCGDCIPLENFSQPYRLLSAAIAPQLRLDLILYRPGEFLVAIDNNILDREGINQADLEIMEMRRLGSAQRIPKERQIAIFLTPEGRSPLSGDPSHWHNLSYPQLAAAFSQVVPQLNDLKLKHILVDWIEVVSRI; encoded by the coding sequence ATGAGCGCCCTTCTCAGTAAATTTAAAACCCTAGGGCAGTCAAAACGAGAGAAAACCCAAACTCAGATGTCGGCATTTTTGTCAAGTTTTTCCGACCTCCATCAGAAGTCTAGGCAGGGTCAGGTTGCTAACTTTAATTTATTCTCTCTCCTGCAACTGAGCAAAAATCAGGCAACCCAAACCACAGTGTTAGGGTGGCTGTTGGATGCTGAGGGCAATCATGGGCAAGGTCCACTGTTTTTAGAACAGCTTGTCAAACTCTGTGGCGACTGCATTCCTTTGGAGAATTTCAGCCAACCTTATCGCCTCCTTTCTGCGGCGATCGCGCCGCAATTGCGCCTGGATCTGATTCTGTATCGACCGGGTGAGTTTTTAGTGGCGATCGATAATAATATTTTAGACCGAGAAGGCATCAATCAAGCGGACCTAGAAATTATGGAAATGCGGCGGTTAGGGTCAGCGCAACGCATCCCCAAAGAACGGCAAATCGCCATCTTTTTAACCCCAGAAGGGCGATCGCCCCTCAGTGGAGACCCGTCCCATTGGCACAACCTTTCCTATCCGCAACTCGCTGCCGCCTTTTCCCAAGTTGTGCCGCAACTGAATGATCTAAAACTTAAACATATTTTGGTAGACTGGATCGAGGTGGTGTCAAGGATATGA
- a CDS encoding iron-containing alcohol dehydrogenase family protein — protein MPHQNLADSTPHLNPTAVLPMLNVAPAQVIRSRGCLEQSGAVIARLGRRPLIVGGDCSNQLLTERLQPAIAQYQLAIATASYSPDCSEASLTRLQEAVATHQADLIIGTGGGKSLDAAKLLAHRCGLPIITIPTSAATCAAWTALSNIYSDGGAFLYDVPLPKCPDVLILDYDLIQTAPQRTLVAGIGDAIAKWYEASVSSGHSEQTLMIAAVQQARVLRDLLFQKSAQAIATPGGEVWQEVVDATVLLAGVIGGLGGAQCRTVAAHAVHNGLTHLLAAHDTLHGEKVAYGILVQLRLEEMLQGNQLAASARQQLLKFYSEMGLPQSLQDLGLETVTLGELHHGAEIACAANSDIHRLPFTVVPEQLMAAMVSTTAPVESRRTGVDIGGVIKETSEVLDAAPA, from the coding sequence ATGCCCCATCAGAATTTGGCTGACTCGACACCGCACTTGAATCCAACTGCTGTACTGCCGATGCTTAATGTAGCACCGGCTCAAGTGATTCGATCGCGGGGCTGTTTGGAACAATCCGGCGCGGTGATTGCCAGATTAGGGCGTCGTCCTTTAATTGTGGGGGGCGACTGCTCTAATCAACTCCTGACGGAACGGTTACAACCTGCCATTGCCCAATATCAACTGGCGATCGCCACCGCTTCCTATAGTCCTGACTGTAGCGAAGCTAGTCTCACCCGACTGCAAGAAGCCGTTGCCACCCATCAAGCGGACCTAATTATTGGCACCGGAGGCGGTAAATCCCTCGATGCAGCCAAACTTTTAGCCCATCGCTGTGGATTGCCCATTATCACCATTCCCACCTCTGCTGCCACCTGTGCTGCTTGGACTGCTTTATCGAATATCTATTCTGATGGGGGTGCATTTCTCTACGATGTCCCCCTCCCCAAATGTCCCGATGTCTTGATTCTGGATTACGACTTGATTCAAACTGCGCCGCAACGCACCTTAGTCGCTGGAATTGGGGATGCGATCGCCAAATGGTACGAAGCCTCTGTCAGTAGCGGACATTCCGAACAAACCCTGATGATCGCCGCCGTCCAACAAGCCCGGGTGTTGCGGGACCTGTTGTTCCAAAAATCTGCCCAAGCCATCGCCACTCCCGGAGGGGAAGTCTGGCAGGAAGTTGTCGATGCCACGGTGTTACTCGCCGGAGTCATCGGGGGACTCGGAGGCGCTCAATGCCGCACCGTTGCCGCCCATGCAGTTCATAATGGCTTAACCCACCTGTTAGCCGCTCATGATACCTTGCATGGGGAAAAAGTCGCCTATGGCATTTTGGTACAACTGCGCCTGGAAGAAATGCTGCAAGGTAACCAATTAGCCGCCAGCGCCAGACAACAACTTTTAAAGTTCTATTCCGAGATGGGGCTACCCCAAAGTTTACAGGATTTAGGCTTAGAAACGGTCACTTTGGGCGAACTGCACCATGGGGCTGAAATTGCTTGTGCAGCCAATTCCGACATTCATCGCCTGCCCTTCACCGTGGTACCTGAACAACTGATGGCAGCAATGGTTTCCACAACGGCACCCGTAGAATCTCGGCGAACTGGGGTAGATATTGGGGGAGTCATCAAAGAAACCTCAGAAGTCCTTGACGCAGCCCCTGCGTAA
- a CDS encoding Uma2 family endonuclease, translating into MSVIPQTPVSEIKITWPKLPDDFVLPDDPVDDIDHPLLADALRQSLTPDLFKDALITTNFGLCVEINHRIILKAPDWMYVRPVEPWPHPYPRRSYTPHTEGPVPLVVMEFLSDTYGEEYSVEFQQRIGKWYFYERVVKVPIYAIFQAQTATLEVYRLESDRYQIQTTNADGRYWIPGLELFLGVWQGKGDNRTGYWLRWWNTEGKLLLWPEERAERLAQRLRELGVDPDS; encoded by the coding sequence ATGTCTGTCATACCTCAAACCCCTGTTTCTGAGATAAAAATTACCTGGCCTAAACTGCCAGATGACTTTGTACTGCCTGACGATCCAGTAGATGATATAGACCATCCTTTATTAGCGGATGCTTTGCGTCAATCGTTGACACCGGACTTATTCAAAGATGCCTTAATTACGACAAACTTTGGATTATGTGTAGAGATTAATCATCGCATCATTTTGAAAGCACCCGATTGGATGTACGTCCGTCCGGTAGAACCTTGGCCGCATCCCTATCCCCGTCGCAGCTACACTCCCCACACCGAAGGGCCAGTTCCGTTAGTGGTGATGGAATTTCTATCCGATACCTACGGCGAAGAATACTCGGTGGAGTTTCAACAACGCATCGGGAAGTGGTATTTTTACGAGCGGGTGGTAAAGGTGCCAATTTATGCGATTTTCCAAGCGCAAACCGCGACTTTAGAAGTTTATCGATTAGAGAGCGATCGCTACCAAATCCAGACGACCAATGCCGACGGTCGATATTGGATTCCCGGATTAGAACTTTTTTTAGGAGTCTGGCAGGGAAAGGGCGATAATCGTACCGGCTATTGGTTGCGCTGGTGGAATACCGAAGGAAAACTGCTCCTATGGCCCGAGGAACGCGCCGAACGACTGGCGCAACGGTTGCGGGAGTTGGGAGTGGATCCGGATAGTTAA
- a CDS encoding M16 family metallopeptidase — MTQNVTPSLQKTIHRTVLDNGMVVIAVENPAADIIAARIFINAGSSWESPTQAGLSHLLSAVLTKGTEGRSSLEIAELVESVGATLSTDTTPDYFLLSLKTVSGDFPELLRLSSELLRSPTFPESEVELERRLTLQGIRSQQEQPFTIGYDQMRRAMYPDHPYAYSVLGTEATVSQLTREDLQTYHQTYFRPDRIVISLTGRISPLEATALVESIFGDWQAPTVAVPPLTLTGLKPNPRFLSSIQDTQQSIVMAGYLGPSVLGNDSANPNPRDYAILKLLNTYLGNGLSSRLFVELREKRGLAYDVSAFYPTRLREAAFVVYMGTAPENTAIALKCLQTEVERLSNSTLDEEELQSAKNKLLGQYALGKQTNAQIAQVFGWYEILGLGIDFDTRFTEEVAGISPLEAQEAASRYLTQAYISLVGPSEAIAPLCESVTY; from the coding sequence GTGACACAGAACGTGACGCCATCGCTCCAGAAGACAATCCATCGCACGGTTTTAGACAATGGCATGGTGGTGATTGCGGTGGAAAATCCTGCCGCTGATATCATTGCTGCCCGGATTTTTATCAATGCCGGGAGTTCTTGGGAGTCCCCAACTCAGGCGGGATTGTCGCATCTGCTGTCTGCGGTGTTGACGAAGGGGACCGAAGGGCGATCGTCCCTAGAAATTGCGGAATTGGTGGAGTCGGTGGGGGCGACCCTGAGCACGGATACGACGCCGGATTATTTTTTGCTGAGTTTGAAAACGGTTTCGGGGGATTTCCCGGAGTTGTTGCGGCTGTCTTCTGAACTGTTGCGATCGCCCACTTTTCCTGAGTCTGAGGTGGAACTGGAACGCCGTCTGACCCTGCAAGGAATTCGCTCTCAGCAGGAACAACCGTTTACCATTGGCTATGACCAGATGCGGCGAGCGATGTACCCGGATCACCCCTACGCTTATTCAGTTCTGGGAACGGAAGCTACTGTCTCTCAGTTGACTCGCGAAGATTTACAAACCTATCATCAGACCTATTTTCGCCCCGATCGCATCGTGATTAGTCTCACGGGTCGAATTTCACCGTTAGAAGCAACGGCTTTGGTTGAATCGATATTTGGAGATTGGCAGGCCCCTACTGTTGCTGTGCCCCCCTTGACATTAACCGGGTTAAAACCCAATCCCCGCTTTCTGAGTTCCATTCAAGATACTCAACAGTCCATCGTGATGGCCGGATATCTGGGTCCTTCGGTCTTGGGAAATGACTCTGCGAATCCTAATCCGAGGGATTATGCCATCCTGAAGTTACTCAATACCTATTTGGGAAATGGGTTATCGAGTCGGTTATTTGTGGAACTGCGGGAAAAACGGGGTTTAGCCTATGATGTTTCGGCGTTCTACCCGACTCGTCTGCGGGAAGCGGCGTTTGTGGTTTATATGGGGACTGCTCCTGAAAATACAGCGATCGCCCTTAAATGTCTCCAAACTGAAGTAGAGCGTCTGAGCAATAGCACCTTGGATGAGGAAGAGTTACAGTCGGCTAAAAATAAGCTCTTGGGTCAATATGCTCTCGGCAAGCAAACCAACGCTCAAATCGCGCAAGTCTTTGGCTGGTATGAAATTTTGGGTCTGGGGATTGATTTTGATACGCGCTTCACCGAAGAAGTTGCCGGAATTTCGCCATTGGAGGCCCAGGAAGCAGCCAGTCGCTATCTGACTCAAGCCTACATCTCTCTGGTCGGACCCTCTGAGGCGATCGCCCCGTTATGTGAGTCGGTTACTTATTAA
- a CDS encoding peptidoglycan-binding domain-containing protein, whose protein sequence is MTKVVFNPMDWIRSTANLMGCSLSLVLISVPIAAIAQQTPFVQRSTLQQGTRGQEVTELQAVLKLMGYYSGPVDGIYSEGTVRGVSAFQQAAGLTPDGIVGEGTWNRLFPPSPGAIASSVVNPGSVPFIQSSRPILRQGMESDLVAQLQQRLNQLGFFEGSPTGVFGPRTDASVRALQRSYNLEPDGIVGPSTWSILFP, encoded by the coding sequence TTGACAAAAGTCGTATTTAATCCAATGGACTGGATCCGGTCCACCGCCAACCTGATGGGATGCAGTTTATCCCTGGTTTTGATTTCTGTGCCGATCGCGGCGATCGCCCAGCAGACCCCTTTCGTGCAGCGATCGACATTGCAACAGGGCACCCGAGGTCAAGAAGTTACAGAACTGCAAGCAGTCCTCAAACTAATGGGATATTACAGCGGACCCGTAGATGGCATTTATAGCGAAGGCACCGTAAGAGGCGTTTCTGCATTTCAGCAAGCCGCCGGGTTAACCCCCGATGGGATTGTCGGAGAAGGAACCTGGAATCGCCTATTTCCGCCCTCCCCCGGTGCCATTGCCTCCAGTGTCGTTAATCCCGGGTCTGTCCCGTTTATTCAATCCTCCCGTCCCATCCTGCGCCAAGGCATGGAAAGTGATCTCGTGGCGCAACTCCAACAGCGCCTCAATCAACTGGGATTTTTTGAAGGGTCCCCCACCGGCGTCTTCGGTCCGCGAACCGATGCCTCTGTCCGAGCATTGCAACGCAGCTACAATTTAGAACCCGATGGCATCGTCGGCCCTTCCACTTGGTCCATTCTGTTTCCTTAA
- a CDS encoding M16 family metallopeptidase, with amino-acid sequence MSALLKKSEFPGNIVRLANGLTVIHQQIRATPVVVVDVWVKAGAIREPDTWSGMAHFLEHMIFKGTLNQPPGAFDCLIENRGGMTNAATSHDYAHFFITVAAPYLKESLPALADLLLHPAIPDDEFLRERDVVLEEIRQSIDNPDWLGFQAMMETIYHQHPYRRPVFGEAEILMGRSPEEMRRFHRCHYQPENMTVAIVGNVTLAETLDLVQDCFNSFPTPLEWEDLKQEAEPPMTEIRRRELLLPRLEVARLTLAWTGPGVEQLQDAYGLDLLAVVLAEGRNSRLVRELREIRGLVHGIGSNFSLQRDSSLFTIGAWLDPKHLNLVENVILDRIDELQCQPISVAELARAKRLLCNDYAFSTETPSQLAGLYGYYQTIAEATAAVAYPDCIQSYNPADLQRVANNYLCPKYYAVTELKPLD; translated from the coding sequence ACCGTGATTCACCAACAGATCAGGGCTACACCCGTGGTTGTAGTTGATGTGTGGGTTAAAGCAGGTGCAATCCGCGAACCTGACACCTGGTCAGGAATGGCTCATTTCCTGGAACACATGATTTTCAAAGGCACCCTAAACCAGCCTCCGGGTGCCTTTGACTGTCTGATTGAAAATCGAGGTGGGATGACCAATGCCGCCACGAGTCATGACTATGCCCACTTTTTCATTACCGTTGCCGCCCCCTATTTAAAAGAAAGTCTGCCTGCCTTGGCGGACCTGTTGCTGCATCCGGCAATTCCCGATGATGAGTTTCTGCGGGAACGGGACGTGGTACTGGAAGAAATTCGCCAATCCATCGATAATCCCGATTGGTTGGGGTTTCAAGCGATGATGGAGACGATTTATCACCAGCATCCTTATCGACGCCCAGTTTTTGGCGAGGCGGAGATTTTGATGGGGCGATCGCCTGAAGAAATGCGGAGGTTCCATCGCTGCCACTACCAGCCGGAAAATATGACCGTGGCGATCGTTGGCAACGTCACCTTAGCCGAAACCCTCGACTTAGTACAGGACTGCTTCAACAGCTTTCCCACCCCCCTGGAATGGGAAGACCTCAAACAAGAAGCAGAACCCCCCATGACTGAAATTCGGCGTCGGGAACTGTTGCTACCCCGTCTGGAAGTCGCCAGGTTAACCCTCGCTTGGACGGGACCCGGGGTCGAACAGTTACAGGATGCCTACGGTTTAGACTTGCTGGCAGTCGTCCTAGCAGAGGGACGCAATTCCCGTTTAGTCCGAGAATTGCGCGAGATCCGGGGACTGGTTCACGGCATCGGCAGCAATTTTTCCCTCCAAAGGGATTCCAGCTTGTTTACAATTGGGGCATGGCTTGATCCAAAACACCTGAATCTGGTGGAAAATGTGATTCTCGATCGCATCGATGAGTTACAGTGTCAACCGATTAGTGTGGCGGAACTGGCTCGGGCAAAACGCCTGCTCTGTAATGATTATGCCTTTTCGACGGAAACTCCGTCTCAACTGGCTGGATTGTATGGTTACTATCAAACCATTGCCGAGGCCACGGCTGCCGTGGCCTATCCGGATTGCATTCAATCCTATAATCCGGCAGACTTACAACGGGTCGCTAATAACTATTTATGCCCCAAATATTACGCAGTCACTGAACTCAAACCTCTAGACTGA
- a CDS encoding NADAR family protein, whose product MTLYFYSTRNEYGCFSNFSHHGFELDGVWWPTSEHYFQAQKFAGTPHVEQIRQVKTPKDAAKMGRDRRRPLRPDWETVKDDIMRRAVLKKFQTHEDIRDILLGTGDEELVENSPIDYYWGCGKDGSGQNKLGQILMEVREILRQQPLT is encoded by the coding sequence GTGACTTTATATTTTTATAGCACCCGCAACGAATACGGATGTTTTTCTAACTTTTCCCACCATGGCTTTGAGTTAGATGGGGTATGGTGGCCGACTAGCGAACATTATTTTCAAGCCCAAAAATTTGCCGGAACTCCCCATGTTGAACAGATTCGACAGGTTAAAACCCCCAAAGATGCCGCTAAGATGGGACGCGATCGCCGACGTCCCCTCCGTCCGGATTGGGAAACTGTCAAAGATGATATCATGCGCCGTGCGGTCCTCAAAAAATTCCAGACTCATGAAGATATCCGGGACATTTTGCTCGGAACAGGAGATGAGGAACTCGTTGAAAATTCCCCGATTGATTATTATTGGGGATGTGGAAAAGATGGCAGTGGTCAGAATAAATTAGGACAAATTTTAATGGAAGTCCGAGAGATTTTGCGACAGCAGCCGTTAACCTAA
- a CDS encoding Ycf51 family protein, which yields MLTTAEFFVAFKWAGILTLVSGVLSLLGFLFKWGVRFRLVGITGFMGVLTGGLFALSLVPLTRVQVPGALRYARVYDNGGSQTVIALPPSITESDLELTLRQAANDLFSQGRFGSGGENQLTIRARTIVHPKPGLSKPLFLGQVKRSLGVRDDENMDIEIYADQFSELSKLKPAAKDA from the coding sequence ATGCTAACAACCGCAGAATTTTTCGTTGCTTTTAAGTGGGCAGGCATCCTCACCCTGGTTAGTGGAGTCCTGAGTCTGTTAGGATTTCTCTTCAAATGGGGAGTCCGCTTTCGCTTGGTAGGAATTACCGGCTTTATGGGAGTCCTCACCGGCGGTTTATTTGCCCTGAGCTTGGTCCCTCTGACTCGGGTCCAAGTCCCGGGTGCACTACGCTATGCGAGGGTCTACGACAATGGCGGCAGTCAAACCGTGATTGCTTTACCGCCGAGTATCACCGAGTCTGACCTAGAATTAACCCTGCGTCAAGCCGCCAATGATTTGTTTTCTCAGGGTCGCTTTGGTTCCGGTGGAGAAAACCAATTAACCATCCGCGCCCGTACCATCGTCCATCCCAAACCGGGACTGTCTAAACCCTTGTTTTTAGGTCAAGTGAAGCGATCGCTAGGGGTTCGCGATGATGAAAATATGGACATCGAAATCTACGCCGATCAATTCTCGGAACTCTCTAAACTGAAACCAGCAGCCAAAGACGCCTAA
- a CDS encoding aspartate aminotransferase: MTLDWIQPAQRLQQLPAYVFARLDELKAGARSQGIDLIDLGMGNPDGPTPVAVVETAIAALQDSKTHGYPPVGGTDSFRKAICEWYNRRYDVSLDSETEALPVLGSKEGLTHFALAYVNPGDLILVPSPGYPAHFRGPLIAGGEIHEIVLSEKNDWLIDLATIPDEVAKRAKILYFNYPNNPTTATAPREFFEEVVAFARRHEILLVHDMCYAELAYDGYHPTSLLEIPGAKEIGVEFHTLSKTYNMAGWRVGFAVGNSDIIKNLRRLKTNMDYGMFAVVQAAAAAALQLPDVYIHEVQARYRTRRDFLVQGLRELGWSVKNPEATFYVWAKCPFGNSSEEFIESVLNKTGVVLTPGNAFGSGGEGYVRVSLIQDCDRLGVALDRLKQAGICGEMPALVTGS; this comes from the coding sequence ATGACTTTAGATTGGATCCAACCGGCTCAACGTTTGCAGCAACTTCCGGCTTATGTGTTTGCGCGTCTTGACGAACTGAAAGCCGGGGCGCGATCGCAAGGAATTGACTTAATCGACTTAGGCATGGGCAACCCCGATGGACCCACCCCCGTTGCTGTGGTGGAAACTGCGATCGCCGCCTTGCAAGATAGCAAAACCCACGGCTATCCTCCCGTGGGCGGCACTGATAGCTTTCGTAAAGCCATCTGTGAATGGTACAACCGTCGCTACGATGTGTCCTTAGATTCGGAAACTGAAGCGTTGCCGGTTCTCGGTTCCAAAGAGGGGTTAACTCACTTTGCCCTCGCCTATGTCAATCCGGGGGACTTGATTTTAGTCCCCAGTCCCGGTTACCCCGCTCATTTCCGGGGGCCCTTAATTGCCGGGGGCGAGATTCATGAAATCGTTTTGTCCGAGAAAAACGATTGGTTGATTGATTTGGCAACCATTCCTGACGAGGTGGCAAAACGGGCTAAAATTCTCTATTTCAACTATCCCAACAACCCCACCACTGCCACGGCACCTCGGGAATTTTTCGAGGAAGTTGTTGCCTTTGCTCGTCGCCATGAAATCTTGCTGGTGCATGATATGTGCTATGCCGAATTAGCCTACGATGGCTATCATCCGACGAGCTTGTTAGAAATTCCCGGTGCGAAAGAGATTGGGGTGGAGTTCCATACGCTTTCTAAAACCTACAATATGGCAGGATGGCGGGTGGGTTTTGCGGTGGGCAATTCTGACATCATTAAGAATTTACGCCGCTTAAAAACCAACATGGATTATGGGATGTTTGCTGTAGTCCAAGCGGCAGCAGCAGCGGCGCTGCAATTGCCTGATGTTTATATCCATGAGGTGCAGGCGCGGTATCGGACTCGGCGAGATTTCTTGGTGCAAGGATTGCGCGAACTGGGATGGAGTGTGAAGAATCCGGAAGCGACGTTTTATGTTTGGGCGAAATGTCCCTTTGGCAATAGTTCCGAAGAGTTTATTGAGTCGGTTTTGAATAAAACTGGTGTGGTGTTAACGCCGGGGAATGCCTTTGGATCCGGCGGTGAAGGGTATGTGCGGGTGAGTTTAATTCAGGATTGCGATCGCCTCGGTGTTGCCCTCGATCGCCTCAAACAAGCCGGGATTTGTGGGGAAATGCCAGCTTTAGTTACGGGTAGTTAA
- the sufU gene encoding Fe-S cluster assembly sulfur transfer protein SufU has translation MSLSNLRDLYQQVILERYKTPKHRGVTDPVHRRQRGHNPSCGDTIELTLRLNEAGDRIEEVKFDGEGCAISMASVDLMAEALRGKSTDEALEMVQRFQTMMKGEAEFPKEQRKLNVMQGVAQFPVRIKCANLCWHTLKAAIESANPESDSFVSNEAES, from the coding sequence ATGTCTCTGAGCAATCTGCGCGACCTCTACCAGCAAGTCATTCTGGAGCGTTACAAGACTCCCAAACATCGGGGTGTCACGGATCCGGTGCATCGACGACAGCGAGGACATAACCCTTCCTGTGGGGATACCATCGAACTGACATTGCGGCTGAATGAGGCGGGCGATCGCATTGAAGAGGTAAAATTTGACGGGGAAGGCTGCGCCATCTCGATGGCATCCGTTGACCTGATGGCCGAAGCGTTGCGCGGCAAATCCACAGACGAAGCCCTGGAAATGGTACAGCGCTTTCAAACCATGATGAAAGGCGAGGCAGAATTTCCGAAAGAACAGCGCAAGCTCAATGTCATGCAAGGGGTCGCCCAATTCCCGGTTCGCATCAAATGCGCCAACCTCTGCTGGCATACTTTAAAAGCGGCGATCGAATCAGCTAACCCTGAATCCGATAGCTTTGTCAGTAATGAAGCGGAATCTTAA
- a CDS encoding sensor histidine kinase, translated as MQLQEPYEVLETRQQRAIVDPLQIRSAGKSSPNLLDQLKTNIRRLSIKQKIGYGYALTISIALLGTGLGLVVGDRYHDQAKQQLVHAYEQQRLLTHLQYEVVTARSHQQGLASKATQSLWNESTNRLFISQIQEVKNLLTQLQALVNTPEGRLVTIDDFRLKNLSEIQETAEQSSQDLIQLPLSKSPMVSGGFTYLNEAERERVLAQIFQVEGALEALYQELDQTLNAAHTQENLAKETFNKAESLRWKIAALSMVLSVAIAAMLASYTSRAIARPIEWVTQVALRTTEQSNYRLRAPILTEDEAGLLATSLNQLISRVEEQLQEIQQAQTQLIQTEKMSSLGQLVAGIAHEINNPINFITGNIEHSNHYIQDILEIVNLYQKEHTNPSPELQELIEDVDLEFVIADLSKMLSSMSMGSERIRQIVLSLRNFSRLDESEKKRVNIHEGIDSTLLLCNHRLHPHVEVITRYEELEPIECYPAQLNQVFMHLISNAIDALESQPQKESQPGKPPHQIIIQTHQLNDRSIQIKIADNGPGIDEAIRSKIFDPFYTTKPPGKGTGLGLSIVYRVVEKHGGQIEVGSEPGRGAEFIITLPIKPLVHPLSIQHSQPSVPILNAI; from the coding sequence ATGCAGCTTCAAGAGCCTTACGAGGTCCTAGAGACCCGACAACAGAGAGCCATTGTGGATCCATTACAGATTCGCAGTGCCGGGAAATCCTCTCCAAATCTCCTGGATCAACTTAAAACCAACATTCGCCGCTTAAGTATTAAGCAAAAAATCGGATATGGTTATGCCTTGACCATTTCGATCGCATTACTGGGAACGGGTCTGGGATTAGTAGTGGGCGATCGCTATCATGACCAAGCAAAACAACAACTGGTTCATGCCTATGAGCAACAAAGGCTCCTAACTCATTTACAATATGAGGTGGTCACCGCGCGATCGCATCAACAAGGTTTAGCCTCCAAAGCAACTCAGTCCCTGTGGAATGAATCAACAAACCGCCTCTTTATCAGCCAAATTCAGGAAGTCAAGAACCTTTTAACCCAGTTACAAGCGTTGGTTAACACCCCAGAGGGGCGTTTAGTCACCATTGATGACTTCCGCCTGAAAAATTTATCGGAAATTCAAGAAACTGCGGAACAATCTTCTCAGGACTTGATTCAATTGCCCCTCTCGAAATCCCCGATGGTCTCCGGTGGATTCACTTATCTAAACGAGGCGGAAAGAGAGAGGGTTTTGGCCCAAATTTTCCAAGTAGAAGGGGCATTAGAAGCCCTCTATCAGGAACTAGACCAGACCTTAAATGCAGCCCATACCCAAGAGAATCTGGCCAAAGAAACGTTTAATAAAGCCGAATCCCTGCGATGGAAAATAGCAGCTTTAAGCATGGTTTTATCCGTGGCGATCGCGGCGATGTTAGCCTCCTACACCAGTCGGGCGATCGCCCGTCCCATTGAATGGGTCACCCAAGTTGCCCTGCGAACCACAGAGCAATCCAACTATCGACTCCGCGCCCCCATCCTCACCGAAGATGAAGCGGGTTTATTAGCCACCTCCCTCAATCAATTGATCAGTCGCGTAGAAGAACAACTCCAGGAAATTCAGCAAGCTCAAACCCAGCTTATTCAAACCGAAAAAATGTCCAGCTTGGGACAATTGGTGGCTGGAATTGCTCATGAAATCAACAATCCCATCAATTTTATTACTGGCAATATCGAACATAGCAATCATTACATCCAAGACATCCTCGAAATTGTTAATTTGTATCAAAAAGAGCATACAAATCCGTCCCCGGAACTTCAGGAACTCATTGAAGATGTGGATTTAGAATTCGTGATCGCCGACTTAAGCAAAATGCTCTCTTCCATGAGCATGGGTTCTGAGCGAATTCGGCAGATTGTTCTCTCCCTGCGTAACTTTTCTCGCCTGGACGAATCTGAGAAAAAGCGAGTGAATATTCACGAAGGAATTGACAGTACCCTGTTGCTTTGTAATCATCGCCTGCATCCCCATGTTGAAGTGATTACCCGCTATGAGGAATTGGAGCCAATTGAGTGCTATCCGGCGCAACTCAACCAAGTGTTTATGCACTTGATTTCCAATGCGATCGATGCCTTAGAAAGCCAACCGCAGAAAGAATCTCAGCCTGGGAAGCCCCCTCACCAAATTATTATTCAAACCCACCAGTTGAATGACCGAAGCATTCAAATCAAAATTGCCGATAATGGTCCAGGAATTGATGAGGCCATCCGCAGCAAAATATTTGACCCATTTTACACCACGAAACCCCCGGGAAAAGGAACTGGGTTGGGATTGTCGATTGTTTACCGAGTGGTCGAAAAACATGGGGGTCAAATTGAGGTGGGGTCGGAACCGGGAAGAGGCGCAGAATTTATAATTACCCTTCCCATTAAACCCTTAGTTCATCCTTTATCCATTCAGCACAGTCAACCTTCTGTTCCTATTTTAAATGCCATCTAA